The following is a genomic window from Prevotella sp. E13-17.
AAAGTCGAAATAAAACAAGTAAGGGGAGGGGTTGATGCTGCGTAAAGCCCGATATAGCTTAAAGTCGTCACCCTCATACTTCTGGATAAAACGGCGCGAGAGAACAATCTGAAAGACGTCGCCCCGCAAACAGTGCTGAATGCCGCGACGAATGTTTGCTTTGTGTTCTTCGTCAGTCAGTGTAGAGGTTACGTCTCCAACGGGATGGAAATCATAGGCCTTAACATTGGCTTTGTTCATTGCCTTCAGTATGTTGTCAATGTCTTTCTTCTCACCAAGTGTCACGACCTTCAGCATATTGTTATGGTGGTCGAAGACGATGACGGTCTTAAAGAGTATATACAACAAGTCTGGTGCGTCGTTCTTGGCTTGTGTCTCGTCTTTCACGGGGATGTCTTCAAAGTAACGAACGGCATTGAAACTGGTGTAACCAAAAAGACCGCACAAGCTGCTGTCTTCTCCGTTTACCTTGATGCAGTCTATCAACTCGTGGATTGCTTCTGCCGATTGGTAGCTTTTGTCTATGTTGTGTTGTGTGGTGTTGCCATCGGGGAAGACTATTGATGCAACACGATGGCCGATGGCAACACTGGCGATGGGGTTGATGCCGATAAACGAACGAGAGTTCGCTGCATCGTGATAGTCGGAGCTTTCCATCAGTGCACTCTGAGGATAGAGGTCGCGTAGTCGCATATACACGCCAACGGGTGTGTAAAGGTCGGCCAAAATCGTTTGACTTTTTGTCTGATAATGATAAATCTTTTCCATGATTACAATACCATGTCTTTATTGTTTAGGTAAGTCTCTATATCTTTGTCGCCACGTCCGCTTACGGTGAGTACCACTACATCTTGAGGGTTGAACGACAGTTTTGAAAGAGCCGCAATGGCGTGTGCGCTCTCGATAGCAGGGATGATGCCTTCCAATCGGGTCAGTTCGTAGCCACCCCTGATTGCTTCGTCATCGTTGATGGCGAGAACCTTGGTGCGTCCCTGTTTAGCCATATTGCAATGCATCGGCCCCACACCAGGATAATCGAGGCCTGCAGAAATGGTGAATGCTTCCTGAATCTGTCCGTTGTCGTCTTGCATCACCAGCATTTTGGCCCCATGCAGTATGCCTGTGGTACCCTTGTGGATGGTGGCGGCCGTGTGATCAGTCTGCCATCCGTGTCCGCCTGCTTCTGCCAATACTATTTTCACGCGCTCGTCGTCCATGTAGTGGTAGATGGTACCAGCTGCATTACTGCCACCACCAATACAGGCAATAAGGTAGTCGGGATAGTCACGACCAATCTTTTCCTCTAGCTGCCACTTAATCTCTTCAGAGATAACGCTTTGCATGCGAGCTACCAAATCGGGGTAGGGATGTGGTCCCATGGTTGACCCCACGATATAGAACGTGTCTTGTGGATGGCAGCACCAGTCGCGAATGGCCTCGCTACAAGCATCCGAGAGAGTCATGTTGCCCGTGCGAACGGGGTGCACCTCGGCGCCAAGCATTTTCATTCGTTCCACGTTGGTGTGCTGTCGCTCAACATCTGTGGCTCCCATAAAAACTTCGCACTTCATGTTCATCAGTGCACAGACGGTGGCTGTGGCTACACCATGCTGTCCGGCGCCCGTCTCCGCTATGATGCGCGTCTTTCCCATCTTCTTGGCCAGCAGAATCTGTCCTATGGTGTTGTTGATTTTGTGCGCTCCAGTGTGGTTCAGGTCTTCACGCTTCAGATACAGCTGACAGCCGTATTGCTCGCTCATGCGCTTTGCGTAGTAGAGCGGTGATGGACGTCCTACGTAGTCCTTCAGCAGAGCGTGATACTCTTTCTTGAACTCTTCGCTCTCGATAATGGGCAGATATGCCTCTTGCAGATCGTGAACGCATTTGTAGAGAATCTCGGGCACATAGGCGCCACCAAATTCGCCATAGAATCCTTTTTCGTTGACTTGATAATTGCTCATATATATATTATTGCTTTGTGTTGAATATCGGTAGTAAAATTTGAGAGGCCCATCGTAAGAACGACAGGCCTCTCAATATTTCCTTTAGCAATCTAATAGGTACACGGCTATCTTCTCACGATCTGTTGAATCTTGAGCTATGCCACCACCAATAGTTTGCTATTCTTGTCATTTTCGCTTGTTCTGTTTTTTAATTCGTTGGCAAAAGTAGTGGTTTTCTTTCAAACTGCCAAACTTTTTGCCGATTTTCTTTCTTTTTATTTGCAGATAACAATTATTTTCTACATTTTACCTTGGTCGCCCAGATAAGAGTCTTTGAAACCCAGGAAGTAGAGCACGCCATCAAGTCCGATGGTGTTGATGCTCTGTTTGGCATTGGCCACCACACGTGGTTTAGCGTGGAAGGCTATGCCTAAGCCTGCTTCCGATATCATAGGCAGGTCGTTGGCACCGTCGCCTACGGCAATGGTTTGTGCCAGGTTGACCTTTTCCACCTGTGCGATGAGTTTCAGCAGTTCTGCTTTGCGCTGTCCATCTACGATTTCGCCCACGTAGTTGCCAGTCAGTTTGCCGTTGTCGTCCACTTCCAGTTCGTTGGCATAGACGTAGTCGATGCCATATTTGCGCTGCAGATATTCGCCAAAGTAGGTGAATCCACCGCTTAGGATGGCTATTTTATAGCCGCAACGCTTCAGTATTGTCATCAGTCGGTCGGCCCCCTCCGTGATGGGCAGGTGTTCGGCAATGTCCTGCATCACGCTGACATCGAGTCCTTTCAGTAGCGACACGCGGCGTCTGAAACTCTCTTTAAAGTCTATCTCGCCACGCATAGCGCTCTCGGTGATGGCTTTTACTTGCTCGCCTACACCTGCGCGTTCGGCAAGTTCGTCGATACATTCTGTCTGAATGAGTGTGGAATCCATATCGAAGCAGATGAGGCGACGCATGCGGCGGAACATATCGTCTTTCTGGAACGAGAAGTCTATTTCCATATCGGCTGATAGCTTCATGAACTTAGATTGCATTTCCTGACGGTTGCGTGGTTCGCCGCGTAGTGAGAATTCAATGCATGCACGTACGTGTTTGCTAGGCGTTTTAATACTCTTACGTCCCGTCAGTCGAATGATAGAGTCTATGTTCAGGCCTTGGTCGGTGATGACGCGTGTGGCTGCCTCAATCTGTTTGGCTTCCAACTGTCGGCCCATCACCATGAGGATGTAGCGGTTTTTGCCCTGATGTCCCACCCAGTCTTCATATTCTTCATCGCTGATGGGCGAGAACCCAATGTTTACTCCCAACTCTGTGGCTTTGAATAGTAATTCTTTCATGACAGGCCCAGAGTTCTCTTCGTTCATGCGTATTAGGATGCCCAGCGACAATGTTGCATGTATGTCGGCTTGGCCGATGTCTAAGATTTGTGCATCGTATTTAGCTAAAATGCCCATCACTGCTGCTGTCAGTCCTGGACGGTCTTGACCAGTGATGCGTACCAATATCTGTTCTTCTTTCATAAATGGTATTATTGATGAGTTTTTTGTAGTATATAGTATTGTATTAACGATCGGGTGTTTAAGTCTTCTATAGAATATTAGTGATTTCTGCAAGCGACTTTACTTCGTATGTCACAGGGCCTTCTGCTGGATATTCTGGCCATCGGTTCAGAAAAAGGGTATCCAATCCTGCTTGTCTTGCTCCTAATATATCGGTGCTATAGTTGTCGCCAATCATGATTGTTTCTTGTCGCGAAGCTCCTGTTTGTTGGATGGCGTAATCGAAGAATAGAGGTGACGGTTTGTTGGCGCCGGCATCCTCGCTGAGAATAATGGTGTCGAAGTAGTCTTGCAGTCCGCAAGCTTTCAGCTTCTTGTACTGTACTTCATGGAAGCCGTTGCTACACATATGTAGATGATAACCCTTTTTGCGCAAATGTTGCATCAATTGGTGGGCACCCTCTACTACGCCAGGTTTCGATGAGCAGAAGTCTAAGAAGACGTCGCTGACCTGCAGGCAGAAATCTCGAAATGCGTCAGCATTGTCTTCGCAGTTTGCTTTCAGCTCAGGGCTCACGGTGAGTGGTCGGCGGAAGCGTTCCACGATGAGGTAGTCGCGTGTGATTTCGCCCTTAGCGTAGCGACTCCACAAATCAATGTTGGTGCGCCAGTATTCGTCGTAGAAGACATGAGCATCATGAAAGTAGCGTTCCAACCCGAAGTGGTCGAAAGTTTCATTCAGTGCCAGTACAGCATTGCCGTGCGTGTCGTAGAGTGTGTCATCGAAGTCGATGAAGATGTCTTTGTAGTGTTTCATTTCTTCCAAAAACGTTCTGTGATATCTTCAAAGTTGCCTTCGTCATCCTTTCGATATAGGCGTTGGTTGGTGGTTGTCTTATTGAGTGGTCCTAAGTGTCGGATGAAGGGACCAATCTTGATAAAGTCGAAGTCTTCCTTCTTGATGATGGCAGGAATGCGTATGCGTCCGCTATACCATGCTACTTTGTATTTGGGGTACGACTCGTGGATATACTGTGCGAGCATATTCACTGATACAGGATCTGCATCGCCTCCCATGAAGGCGATGCAGGTGATATCGTTGCCATATTTCGATACAAAGTCGTCGATAGCTTCGGTATTAAGAGGTAGGCCAATGTCTTCCCACAGATATTGGCTGTGGCAGCCAGGACAGTGACAGGGGCAATTGGATATGTTGATGGCCAACGTCACCTCGTCGGGGATCTCTTGAAAGACGATGCCTGTATTTACATATTTCAGCATATTTGATTATAATTTCTCAGCATGTGCATAGTAGCGGCGTGAGGCTTCTTCCTGTCTTGCCTGCGAGAAGTTGCTGACACGTTTCAGGTAGCCGATGATACGTGTCATGTAGTCAACGTTCTTCGAGTGGCACTTAGGACATTCGTGCAGATAGCGCTTGTCGATGTGTCCACAGTCGTTGCACACAGTGTTGGGAATGTTGAATGTGAAGTAGTTGCAACCTTCCTGTGCAGCTACCTTCAGCAGTTGCAGATATTGGTCCTTAGACAGATGTTCTTCGAGGTTCATGTGGAGTGCCGACCCACCGGTGAGGTGTTCAATGTAGGGTGCTCCATGCAGTTTGAACTTGTCGATGATGGATAGAGAGTCGTCCTCTACTACGTAGAAGTAACTGTTGTAGCAGTCACGAGGCACGAAGTAGCCATCTTCACGGTCCCACTTGGCGTGTTTCACGCCGACGTTCTCAGCAGGAATCATCTCGCAGTTGAACATGAGCTCCTTGGTGCGATACTGCTTGTTGTACTTTTCGATGAGGCCTAAGATGCCCTGCACGAACTTCTTGTAGTCGTCGTTAGGCGTAATTTTCAGTCCCATAAACTCGGCAGCCTCTACTAATCCGTTGATACCGATGGTGAGATACTGTCGGGCGATGTTGATGTAGCCGGCGTCGAACAGTGGCAGCATACCGTGATTCTGCAGTTCTTTCAGATTCTCGTTGTAGGCTATCTGTACTTTGTGGCAGAGGTCGATGACACCGCTCAAATACTCCAGGTAGTCAATGTTGTGATTCACGGCATATTGGATGCAGCGATTCAAGTTGATGGTGAGCACCGACTTCGAACCTGTTGAGACGCCACCAGCACCGAGCGTGTACGAGAAGCCGTTGTCGGTGATTTCGTTGCGCAGACGGCAACATGAACTCAGCGAGTCGGCATTGTCGCTCATGTAGGTGAAGAACGAGTGTCCCTCGCTATACATTTCGGCAGTAAACTCTCCCCATTCCTTGTCCTTGCACTCGCCATTTTCGTCAACCAGCAGTGCCATTGTCTCCACGGGGAACGTGAGCAGGGTCTTGGTGCGCTCTTTGTTGAACCACTTCATGAACCGCTTCTGCAACCAAGACAAGCCGTCCCAGTCAGGTTTCGAACCGTCGGGGAAGTAGAACTCGCCAAAGATGCTCTGGAAGTAGTATTTGTCATAGTAGGCGATGTTCCAGAATACAGCCTGATAGTTGCGGGCACCAGTGGGTTGGTTGAGCGTATATACGATCTGCTCAAAGTAGTCGGTGATGATCTTGTCTATGGTGCGCTTTTTCAGACTTAGGTCGCCCTGCTCGTCGGCACGCTTGTAGTAGTCAAGTCCGTACTCTTTGCCCAGGAAGTAGTTCATGTACATCAAGAACTCAGGTGTGGCGCAGGCACCGCTAAGCATTGAGCTGACCATAAACACCATGTTGACAAAACCTCCGGCAAACGACTTCATGTTGGTGGGGGCTGTAGAGTTACCGCCGATAGACATGGTGCCACCGATGAGCCAGGGGTACATCGTGATCGAGGCGCAGTAGTTGGCCAGCGATGTCTCGTCGTTCTTATATATAAAGTGGTGTGTCAGCTTGTCTATGTATTCGTCGGCTAACTCTTTGCCGTACATCTTCTTGATGCGGTCGGTGAGCAGACGACGGTTCAGACGTATGAAGTTCGATTTAGGAAGCTCGCCAATTAACGTGGCAATGTTCTTGTGCTCCACGTTGGCGTTGGCGTCGTATTTCGAACCAGTAGCGGCATTGACGGACTCCATGTATTCAGAAAGGAATAGCATCTTCTCCAGTGTCTCGCGATCCTCGGTGTGCTCCTGACGGTAGAGGATAAATGATTTTGCTACCTTAAAGAATCCTTCACGCATCAGGGCTTCTTCTACCTGATTCTGAATGTCTTCCACCTTAATGTCATCGTGCATGTCCAGATGACTGATAATCTTTGAAATAGTGCTAAGGTCAGCAGGTTGTTCAACACTCTCGAATGCTTTGACGATGGCATTCATAATCTTGTCTAGTGAGAATTGCTCTTTCGAACCATCTCGCTTTGTGATGGTAAAGTTCTTGATTTCCATTTCTTTTCTTTTTTATAAAGTCCGCAATATTTAGGTTGTTTTGATATGTTATCTTTTTGGTTAAGTTTTCCATTTTGGACAACTTTTTTATTTTTCATTTTCGAAAAGTTTTCCAAAACGTTCAACTTGATTCGTTTGCAAAGTTACAAATAATATCTGAAATGGAAATGCTTTTTAATGAAAAAAATGAGGGGCTAACCTCATTTTTTCCATTTTCTTGATAAACGACGAGCTTACGAGTTGTCGCGTCGCAGTTCTTCCAATCGTTGACTGATTTTGTGTAGTTCCACTGGTATGCGTATGTTCTGTGGACAGTGTTTGACGTCGATACAGTGGTTGCACATGATGCAGTGGTCTGGTTGCCGGTCGTGTGGCACGGCTCGATCCAGGCTTATCAGGTAGTTGCGTCGGTTTTTGCGGTATTCCGGGTCTCCAGCATCATTGGGCATCTTCTTGTCGATGATCCACTTGTTGTAGTGCAGGAAATTAGCTGGTATGTCAATGCCGTAGGGGCAGGGCATGCAGTATTTGCAATCGTTGCAAGGGATGGTGTCCATCTCCATCATCTGCTGAGCAATCTCTGTGTCGAGGAAGTGTTGTTCTTCTTCGGTCAGTGGCTGCAGGGGGCAGTAGGTCAGCAGATTGTCTTTCAAGTGTTCCATGTAAGTCATGCCGCTCAGCACGGTCAGCACCCCTTCTGGAGTGCCTGCGTAGCGGAAGGCCCATGATGCCAGCGACTTCTGTGGCTCGCGCTCTTTCAGCTGGCTTACTACGTAGCTGGGCAGCTTCACCAGTCGTCCGCCCAGCAGTGGCTCCATGATGACGGCGGGGATGCCGCGCTTGTGCAGTTCGCCGTAGAGATACGAAGCATCAGTGTTGCGGTCGTTCATCTCGTTGGCGTAGGTCCAATCCAGGTAGTTCAGCTGTATTTGCACGAAGTCCCAGTGGTATTTGTCGTGGTTGGCAAGCAGGTAGTCGAACACCTCGACATCACCGTGGTACGAAAAACCAAGGTTGCGTATGCGTCCGGCGCGTCGTTCCTCCATCAGGAAGTCCAGCATGCCGTTGTCCAGATAGCGCTGGCTGAAGTTCTGCATGCCGCCACCGCCCACGCTGTGCAGCAAGTAGTAGTCGATGTAATCTACCTGCAGCTCCTTCATAGAGTTGTGGTACATCTCGACAGAAGCCTTGTGCGACCACAGCTTAGGGTCGAAGTTCGACAATTTGGTGGCCACGAAGAAGCTCTTGCGTGGATGGCGCTTCAGGGCGATGCCTGTGCAGCGTTCCGACTGTCCCTGACAGTACACGGGTGATGTGTCGAAGTAGTTCAGACCGTGTGCCAGTGCATAGTCCACCTGCTGGTTGATCATATCCTGGTCAAATTCCTCCGAGTCGGGCTTCTGGGGCAGTCGCATCATGCCATAGCCCAGTATCGACACCTTGTCGCCTGTGGTGGGGTTGGTGCGATAGGTCATTTGTCCCGTTGGTGGTTCACCGACGTTGTCGGTCTGCTCAATTCTTTTCTTTCCTGTGCAGGCGGCCAGCGTGGCAGCAGCCCCCATCCCCATATATTTTAGAAAATCTCTTCTGTCCATCTCTTTTCCTTGTTATGATTAGTTAGATCATCTTGTGTACTTCGTGTCCCTCCACGTGGATGGCCGATAGCGGGCGTACGGGGCAGAGGTGCTCGCAGGCTCCGCAGCCGATGCAAATCTCCTCGTTGACGGCAGGTACATAGTTCGACTCCTCGTTGTTGGGGTCCACTGGCACCATCTCAATAGCGCCGGCAGGACAGTGGCGCTCGCAGTTGCCACATTCAGCTTCGCCCAATGCCGAGATGCAGAAGTCGGCAGCCACCACGGCGTGGCCTATCTGTATGCTCGACTTCTCGATGGCGTCCAGAGGCTTGATGGCGCCTGCGGGACATACGTCCGAGCAGCGCGTGCACTCTGGGCGACAGAAGCCGCGTTCGAACGACATCACGGGTTGCATGAGGTGCATCATATCAGTAGAGGGGCGCAGTATGCCGTTGGGACATTCCGATACACACAACTGACAGCCAGTGCAGCGCTGCGCCATATTTTTCAACGACAGAGCGCCAGGGGGCACCAGTGGGGTGGTGCGTGTGGGAGCCTTCTTTTCTACGATGTCGGCTAGTCCGCCATCTACCAGCGCTTCTGTCTCCTCAGCCATTGCGGCAGTAGCCATCAGTGCAGAGGTGAGCAGGAACGAGCGACGCGAGAGACCATTAGCATCTTTATCCTCCTTCTTTTTCTCCGTCTTGTTAAAACCGGTTGTGTATTTCAGTGCGCCAAACTTGCAACTGTCTATGCAGTCGCCACATACCACGCAACGCGAATAATCTACCTGATGATTCTTGAAGTCGATGCAGGCAGCCTTGCAGTTCTTGGTGCACAGTGAGCAGTTGCGGCATTTGCTCTTGTCGAAGCGCACTTTCAGCAGCGAGAAGCGCGACAGTAGTGACAGCGCGGTGCCCACAGGGCAGACGGTGTTGCAGTAGGTACGGCCGTTTCTCCATGCCAGCACTGCCAACACAGCCAGCGTCAGCAGGGCGATGATGAACACAGGCAGCGATCGCATCCATACGTCCACGCTGTAGAAGGTGTAGCTCTCGTAGTGCTCGGCCACGGCAGCCAGAGCGTTGTTGCCCAGCATCCACAGTGGCTGCAGCAGTGTGGTGGCTATGCGGCCAAAGGCCGAGTAGGGCGCCAACAGCTGCACCAGCGTGCCAACGCCTGCGATCAAGGCTGCAATGAAGATGCCAAGCATGCTGTAGCGTAACCACGACAGGGCTTTGGAATAAGTATAGCGGTTCTTCTTAGATTTCTTACCTAACCATCCGAATATGTCTTGCATGATACCCAGAGGGCAAATCACCGAACAGTAGATGCGGCCGAATATCAGTGTGGTTATAGCCAGCAGGACGATGACTGCAACATTGACGGCCAGCACGGCCTCCAGTACCTGCATTTTGGCAATCCATCCTAGATAGAGGTGCAGTGTGCCGGTAAAGTCGAGAAACAGCAGTGTGAGTCCTGCGAGGCAGGTGATTCCAAGTATTTTTCTTGTTTTCTTTAGCATAGAAACGAGGGTCTTTTTATATGGTGCAAAGATATGAAATAAAGTTGAGAATGCCAAACAAAGCTCTTCCTTTTTGTAGGTTTGTATGCGATAAAGAGGACTGCAGGCTGCTGAAATTTCCTGTTTGGCTTCTTTCGCCAGTTAACAGTATCACTTTTAGCTCCTAATTCGGGCCCTCTTGCCGGCTTAAATGGCCGTTTTAGATTCACGATGCAAAGATACAACACTGGTTTTGCGGTTTACGAATACTTTGGCAAGAAATCGAAAAAAATATGGGGAGGGCAACTTTTCTAGGGTAGTACAAAAAGCGCTGCACTGTTGCAGTGTTGCAGTTCTCGAAAGGGTGTGTATATACTCGAAAAATACTTCTATATTTATATATAAATATAGAGTTAAATTTTGATATATACAGTAGTTGTTTTTATAACTGCAACGCTGCAACGCTGCAACACGAGAGCTATCAACTTTTTCTAGGGAAGTACACGCAATGCCACAAACGTGCCATCGTGCCATCGTGCCATTTTGTTTTTTCAAAGTTGGGGAGTCTTCGTAGAAAAGGTGTTTAAATATTTATATATAATATTATATATTATAATATATAATATTATATATAAATATCAATAGACAAGATTAACACAAACTTTTGATTTTCGAAATGGCACGATGGCACGATGGCACGAAACAAGGACAAGACAGGTAGCGAACATGAATAGTGCTTACAGAAAAATATATCAAAATAATTACCAAAATATTTGCGTATCTCAGATATTTTTAGTACCTTTGCTGGTGCATTCAAGAAATAGCAAATCATGAGTTTTCTAGGGGCAAATGAGCGCTTTTCTGAGGGCAAATGAATCATTAACTTTCTAACCATTAAAAACACACGAAAAATTATGGCAAAACTTAGAATCAAAAAGTATGTGAACCAGGTGAAGAACTCGAAGATGTTCGGTAAGTGGTACGGACGCGTGAACTACAACGATACGCTCTCTACCGACGACCTGTGCCGCCACATCTCCAAGCACGGCACCATCTACACCTCCGATGTGGTGAAGGGTGTCATCGAGCGCTTTGTGCTCTGCTTCGAGGAACTGCTGCACGAGGGCTACAAGATCAAGCTCGACGGTCTGGGCACGTTCTCGCTGAAGATGAGTACCTGCGGTGCTGAATCGGCGGAGGAGTTCGGAGTGCAGAACATCAAGCACCTGCAGGTGAAGTTCAATGGCGACAAGAAGAAGTTCTCGGAGTACGCTAGTCCTACGTTCAAGAAGAACGCTCGCTTCGAGATTGAGCCTGATGCGAGTGAAAATGAAAAGGAGCAGGGGGAGAATGAGGACTAACCCCTCAAACCCCTCCCGCAGAGAGGTTTGGCCTGCTTCGCAGGGAAGGTATAGCTCGACGGCCGACAGGGAAAGTCAAATTTTTCAAAATTGAAAACAAAATTTCTCATTTTTATTTTCTTTCTCGCCTGACACAAGCCGAAGGGATATAAATCTCTGTTTAATTTTGAATCAAATTTTGAATAATTTCCCGCCGCAGGCGGCCCCAAATCGTAATTAACCAAATTAACCGAATAATACTATGAAGAAACTAGAAACTTGGAAGTTTGTATTGCAAACTGTTATCGCCATCCTTACGGCTATCGCCACCAGCCTCGGCGTGGCAAGTTGTATGAATTAGGAACCCCTCCCCATCCCTCCCAAGGGGAGGGGGTTGGAAGTAAGAAAGTCTCCCCCTTGGGGAGATTTAGAGGGGGTTGGTTGACTACGTAGGCACTCCCCTCCCTTCAAGGGGAGGGGCAGGGGTGGGGTCTGTATCTCCATTGGCAGTTAGAACAATACTGACCCCACCCCCGACCCCTCCCCTACATGGGAGGGGAGGAAAACAACACAACACAACGACCCCACCCCGACCCTCCCAAGGGGAGGGGGAGGTAAGAAAGTCTCCCCCTTGGGGAGATTTAGAGGGGGTTGTTCTTTTTGGAAATTTTGACAATGAAGATACTGATTTCGTAGAGCAGGGCGATGGGAAGTGATACAAGAAGAAGGGTGAAAACATCGGTGGTGGGGGTGATGATGGCTGCCACTACGAGGATGGCGACGATAGCATGGCGACGATAGCGGGTCATCAGGGTGGGGGAAATGACCCCCAGACGACCAAGGATGGCACAGACCACGGGCAACTCGAAGACGACGCCCATGACCAGACTCATGGATACGAGCGTGTCGGCATAGCTCTGAAGCGTGAGCATGTTGCTGACATTAGGGCTGACCTGGTAGGTGCCCAGAAAACGCACAGTGAGAGGGAATATGAGCATGTAGCACACGAGTGTGCCCAGCATGAACATCAGGTAGCCCGATAGCGTGATCCACAACGCAACACGGCGCTCCTGGCGGTAGAGTCCTGGCGAGATGAAGCGGAACAGCTCAAACAACACGTAAGGCGCAGCACATAGCAAGCCGGCATACATGGACATGCGCATGTGTGTCATGAATTGTTCGGTGAGCCCCGTATTGATCAGATGTAGCGTAAAAGGTTCGGTGTGCAGCCAGCGAAATGTGACAAACTGACTGCTGCTGGGCGCCAGTACCAGTGCAAAGAGCCAGTCCTTCAGACAGAAGACCACCGTGCCCACGGCCACTACCACGCCAAGCGAGCGAAGAATCACCCAGCGCAGGATGTCGAGATGCTGCCAGAAGGTGGCTGCCTCGTTATTTCTCATCCCCTTTCGCTTGGTCTTCGATGTCAGATTTCACGTCGCCAACTTCGTTCATGCCCTCTTTGAAGCTTTTCACGCCTTTGCCCAAACCACGCATCAGTTCGGGAATCTTTGAGCCACCAAAGAGCAGCA
Proteins encoded in this region:
- a CDS encoding twin-arginine translocase TatA/TatE family subunit, producing MLATKTLLLLGLGAPELLFIALIVLLLFGGSKIPELMRGLGKGVKSFKEGMNEVGDVKSDIEDQAKGDEK
- a CDS encoding HU family DNA-binding protein — translated: MAKLRIKKYVNQVKNSKMFGKWYGRVNYNDTLSTDDLCRHISKHGTIYTSDVVKGVIERFVLCFEELLHEGYKIKLDGLGTFSLKMSTCGAESAEEFGVQNIKHLQVKFNGDKKKFSEYASPTFKKNARFEIEPDASENEKEQGENED
- a CDS encoding aldo/keto reductase; protein product: MDRRDFLKYMGMGAAATLAACTGKKRIEQTDNVGEPPTGQMTYRTNPTTGDKVSILGYGMMRLPQKPDSEEFDQDMINQQVDYALAHGLNYFDTSPVYCQGQSERCTGIALKRHPRKSFFVATKLSNFDPKLWSHKASVEMYHNSMKELQVDYIDYYLLHSVGGGGMQNFSQRYLDNGMLDFLMEERRAGRIRNLGFSYHGDVEVFDYLLANHDKYHWDFVQIQLNYLDWTYANEMNDRNTDASYLYGELHKRGIPAVIMEPLLGGRLVKLPSYVVSQLKEREPQKSLASWAFRYAGTPEGVLTVLSGMTYMEHLKDNLLTYCPLQPLTEEEQHFLDTEIAQQMMEMDTIPCNDCKYCMPCPYGIDIPANFLHYNKWIIDKKMPNDAGDPEYRKNRRNYLISLDRAVPHDRQPDHCIMCNHCIDVKHCPQNIRIPVELHKISQRLEELRRDNS
- a CDS encoding 4Fe-4S binding protein: MLKKTRKILGITCLAGLTLLFLDFTGTLHLYLGWIAKMQVLEAVLAVNVAVIVLLAITTLIFGRIYCSVICPLGIMQDIFGWLGKKSKKNRYTYSKALSWLRYSMLGIFIAALIAGVGTLVQLLAPYSAFGRIATTLLQPLWMLGNNALAAVAEHYESYTFYSVDVWMRSLPVFIIALLTLAVLAVLAWRNGRTYCNTVCPVGTALSLLSRFSLLKVRFDKSKCRNCSLCTKNCKAACIDFKNHQVDYSRCVVCGDCIDSCKFGALKYTTGFNKTEKKKEDKDANGLSRRSFLLTSALMATAAMAEETEALVDGGLADIVEKKAPTRTTPLVPPGALSLKNMAQRCTGCQLCVSECPNGILRPSTDMMHLMQPVMSFERGFCRPECTRCSDVCPAGAIKPLDAIEKSSIQIGHAVVAADFCISALGEAECGNCERHCPAGAIEMVPVDPNNEESNYVPAVNEEICIGCGACEHLCPVRPLSAIHVEGHEVHKMI
- a CDS encoding smalltalk protein gives rise to the protein MKKLETWKFVLQTVIAILTAIATSLGVASCMN
- the tatC gene encoding twin-arginine translocase subunit TatC, encoding MRNNEAATFWQHLDILRWVILRSLGVVVAVGTVVFCLKDWLFALVLAPSSSQFVTFRWLHTEPFTLHLINTGLTEQFMTHMRMSMYAGLLCAAPYVLFELFRFISPGLYRQERRVALWITLSGYLMFMLGTLVCYMLIFPLTVRFLGTYQVSPNVSNMLTLQSYADTLVSMSLVMGVVFELPVVCAILGRLGVISPTLMTRYRRHAIVAILVVAAIITPTTDVFTLLLVSLPIALLYEISIFIVKISKKNNPL